The following are encoded together in the Balaenoptera acutorostrata chromosome 9, mBalAcu1.1, whole genome shotgun sequence genome:
- the CCDC86 gene encoding coiled-coil domain-containing protein 86 — MDTPLRRSRRLEGLKPESPENPISVLRARRALVEFESNPEERREPGSPRSVRPPGLESPRHQPETSPGSPSLREGACLGSPRKQPEPDPGSPQRQRDPGLESPQRQPESSPESLRRQPKPSGESPKFSQDREEADSELPKSKEEPTAGSPRHQLQPSPGSLELSPGQQAPGPEPSQPLQELTPQSPGSPRDQREPSKPPPAGQPERDGLGPKKREGSSAQAPASKKPKKEEVPKIPKGKPKSGRVWKDRSKKRFSQMVQDKPLRTSWQQKMKDRQERKQTKDFARHLQEEKERRRQEKKQRRAENLKRRLENERKAEIVQVIRNPTKLKRAKKQQLRSIEKRDTLAQLQKQPPQRPAAKI; from the exons ATGGATACGCCGCTGAGGCGCAGCCGGCGGCTGGAAGGACTAAAGCCTGAATCCCCCGAGAACCCCATCTCCGTTCTGCGGGCGAGACGGGCCCTTGTGGAGTTCGAGTCGAAcccagaagaaaggagggagccCGGGTCTCCTCGGAGTGTGCGGCCACCTGGCCTGGAGTCTCCCAGACATCAGCCGGAGACAAGCCCGGGATCACCCAGTCTACGGGAGGGGGCATGCTTGGGGTCTCCCCGAAAGCAGCCAGAGCCGGACCCAGGGTCGCCCCAGCGTCAGCGAGACCCAGGCCTGGAGTCGCCCCAAAGACAGCCGGAATCGAGTCCTGAATCCCTCCGACGGCAGCCAAAGCCAAGTGGGGAGTCACCAAAGTTTTCCCAGGACCGAGAAGAAGCGGATTCGGAGTTGCCCAAGAGTAAGGAGGAGCCGACCGCGGGGTCCCCCCGACATCAGTTGCAGCCGAGCCCAGGGTCACTAGAGCTTTCCCCCGGTCAGCAAGCGCCGGGTCCCGAGCCCTCTCAGCCACTACAGGAGCTGACACCCCAGTCGCCCGGCTCCCCACGGGATCAGCGTGAGCCGAGCAAGCCCCCGCCGGCCGGGCAGCCGGAGAGAGACGGCCTCGGGCCAAAGAAGCGAGAAGGTTCTTCAGCCCAGGCCCCAGCGTCCAAGAAACCGAAGAAGGAGGAGGTTCCTAAAATCCCGAAGGGGAAGCCCAAGTCTGGGCGGGTGTGGAAGGACCGCTCAAAGAAGAG GTTCTCCCAGATGGTTCAGGACAAGCCCCTGCGCACATCCTGGCAGCAGAAGATGAAGGACCGGCAGGAGAGAAAGCAGACCAAGGACTTTGCCCGGCACCTGCAGGAGGAGAAGGAGCGGCGCCGGCAG GAGAAGAAGCAGCGCCGCGCCGAGAACCTGAAACGCCGCCTGGAGAACGAGCGGAAGGCGGAGATCGTGCAAGTG ATCCGAAACCCCACCAAGCTCAAGCGGGCGAAGAAGCAGCAGCTGCGCTCCATTGAGAAGCGCGACACGCTGGCCCAGCTGCAGAAGCAGCCGCCACAGCGGCCGGCAGCCAAGATCTGA